The Archangium primigenium genomic interval GCGCGGCGCCGCCGCTCGAGGAAGGTCGTGCCCGCGTAGACGGCGACGAGCAGCGCCACCACCAGCCAGGACACCGGCGCGGAGAAGAACGTGGACGTCAGGCCCGTGATGAGGGGGTTCTGCAGGTTCACGCTGCCCGTGGAGCCCAGCACGCTGAACAGCGCGCCCTGCCACGCGAGCGAGCCGGCCAGCGTCACCACGAACGAGGGCACCTTGAAGCGCGTCACCCAGGAGCCCTGGAACAGGCCAATCACCGCGCCCGTGGCCAGGCCCGCCAGCAGCGCCGGCACCGCCGGCCAGCCCTGCTTGACGTTGAGGATGGTCATCACCGAGGCGGCCAGGCCGCTCACCGCGCCCGCCGACAGGTCCGTCTCCCCGAGCAGCAGGATGAGCACGATGCCCGCGGAGATGAGCCCCATGGCGGAGATCTGCAGCATGAGGTTGGTCAGGTTGACCGCGGACAGGAAGCGGTCATTGGCCAGGTAGAAGGTGAGCCAGATGGCGCTCAGGCCCACGATGACGGGCAGGCTGCCCAGCTCCCCCTGGGACACGCGGCGGCGAAAGCCCGCCCACGCGCCGGCCAGACCCGGCGCGTCCTGGATCAGCCGGGGATCGATCGTCGCGGGTTGACTCGCGGAACTCATGACGCCTCCTCCATCTTCAGGGTCGTGGCGACCTGGGCGGGCTTGGCGCCGGTGATGGCGGACACGACATCCACCTCCTTCACCGACTTCACGTCGAAGGTCGCCACGCGCTTGCCCAGCCGCATCACGATGATGCGGTCGGCCACCGAGAACACATCCATCATGTTGTGGCTGATGACGACCACACCCAGGCCCTGCTCGCGCAGCCGC includes:
- a CDS encoding sugar ABC transporter permease, yielding MSSASQPATIDPRLIQDAPGLAGAWAGFRRRVSQGELGSLPVIVGLSAIWLTFYLANDRFLSAVNLTNLMLQISAMGLISAGIVLILLLGETDLSAGAVSGLAASVMTILNVKQGWPAVPALLAGLATGAVIGLFQGSWVTRFKVPSFVVTLAGSLAWQGALFSVLGSTGSVNLQNPLITGLTSTFFSAPVSWLVVALLVAVYAGTTFLERRRRASVHLPLVPLRNVLMRMGIICGAVAVAVLVFTSDRGLPLATLIFVGILMVMELTLKGTRFGRHVFAVGGNAEAARRAGIRVDFIRITIFTLGSTLAAAGGMLAASRLLAVNQSSGSGDVLLNAIGAAVIGGTSLFGGRGSAWSALLGALVIGSISNGMDLLAFSSSVKFMVTGSVLLVAASIDAVSRRGRQAAGRA